In the genome of Apodemus sylvaticus chromosome 2, mApoSyl1.1, whole genome shotgun sequence, one region contains:
- the Podxl gene encoding podocalyxin translates to MRPTPELSVLLLQLVLLLSPPSLSQNDGNETSTSVIKSSTVQSHQGTSVATTNTAPTKLTTDSPVTTTFSAAQLSNPTSSKTSVQPSTTIPTSRDDQSSGGPTTTSSGSEQDKTKTSSPSSTAATSSSGQTISSGSKSGDGLTTAPPTTLGLTNHVSSQTTDITTSSKLPSTPTTDSTESPHQPVASSSQSTESHPGGQHTPTAVPSSPGSVSSTDNSTLSWKPATHQSLGTSEATQPITSQVPAVTTLPVSTTLQPTGSPMGTEVVPTTEGSTHPDSNWTPVVPQGPSTPSPIWTFKNYMLKCDPPILPDEELLILNFTRGNLCEGSPPDERLVELLCYSVKASFKPAEDSCVLQLAPILKDQAVAVKRIIIETKLSPKTVYELLKDRWDDLTEAGVSNMKLGKEGPPEANEDRFSLPLIITIVCMASFLLLVAALYGCCHQRISQRKDQQRLTEELQTVENGYHDNPTLEVMETPSEMQEKKVVNLNGELGDSWIVPLDNLTKDDLDEEEDTHL, encoded by the exons GAAATGAGACTAGCACATCTGTTATCAAATCTAGCACTGTCCAGAGCCACCAAGGCACCTCGGTAGCGACAACGAATACAGCACCAACAAAACTCACAACTGATAGCCCAGTGACAACTACATTTTCTGCAGCCCAGCTGAGCAACCCTACATCATCCAAAACCTCAGTCCAACCTTCGACGACTATTCCGACCTCCAGGGACGATCAAAGCAGTGGCGGTCCGACTACAACGTCCAGTGGCTCCGAACAGGACAAGACTAAAACCAGCTCCCCCAGTAGCACTGCGGCCACTAGTAGCAGTGGACAGACGATTTCCTCTGGAAGCAAGAGTGGGGACGGTCTTACCACAGCCCCACCAACCACTTTGGGGCTAACCAATCACGTCTCTTCTCAGACTACTGACATTACTACCTCCTCAAAGCTTCCTTCTACTCCCACAACGGACAGCACAGAAAGCCCTCACCAGCCTGTGGCTTCTTCTTCACAGAGCACAGAGAGCCATCCTGGGGGACAGCACACCCCTACTGCTGTTCCCAGCAGCCCTGGCTCCGTGTCTAGCACTGACAACTCTACACTGTCATGGAAGCCTGCTACACACC AATCACTGGGCACCTCTGAGGCCACTCAGCCCATCACCAGCCAGGTGCCAGCCGTCACTACATTGCCTGTCTCCACAACGCTGCAGCctacagggtctccaatgggaACTGAGGTCGTGCCTACGACTGAAGGGTCCACGCACCCCGACTCTAATTGGACTCCCGTGGTCCCTCAAGGCCCCAGCACACCCTCTCCCATCTGGACCTTTAAGAACTATATG TTAAAATGCGATCCTCCCATACTGCCAGACGAGGAACTCCTCATTCTGAACTTCACAAGAGGCAACCTTTGC GAAGGGAGCCCTCCGGATGAAAGACTCGTGGAACTGCTGTGTTACTCAGTCAAAGCCTCCTTCAAGCCAGCTGAGGATTCGTGTGTTCTCCAGTTGGCCCCTATCCTAAAGGACCAGGCAGTGGCAGTGAAGAGAATCATTATTGAGA CGAAACTTTCTCCTAAGACCGTGTATGAACTGCTGAAGGACAGATGGGATGACCTGACAGAG GCCGGAGTCAGTAACATGAAGCTGGGGAAGGAAGGCCCTCCAGAGGCCAACGAGGATCGCTTCAGCCTGCCCCTCATCATCACCATTGTCTGCATGGCGTCCTTCCTGCTCCTCGTGGCTGCCCTCTACGGCTGCTGTCACCAGCGGATCTCCCAGAGGAAGGACCAG CAACGACTCACAGAGGAGCTGCAGACAGTAGAGAATGGTTACCATGACAACCCAACCTTGGAAGTGATGGAGACTCCTTCTGAGATGCAGGAGAAGAAGGTGGTCAACCTTAATGGGGAGCTGGGGGACAGTTGGATCGTCCCCCTGGACAACTTGACCAAGGATGACCTAGACGAGGAGGAAGACACACACCTCTGA